The Calypte anna isolate BGI_N300 chromosome 1, bCalAnn1_v1.p, whole genome shotgun sequence region taggacaaggagtaatggcttgaaactggaagagggcagatgtagattagacattaggaagaaattttttctttacagtaagggtggtgagaccctggcacaggttgcccagggaagctgtggctgccccctcccccccccacccccccgaagtgttcaaggccaggttggatggggctttgagcaacccggtctggggggaggtgtccctgcccatggcaggagggttggaactagattatcttcaaggtcccttccaacccaaaccattctacgattctatgaatTCTGAACTGGACAGATACTCAAATGTGTTGTGATATAAGGAATGGGCATCCATAATTCCCTAGGTAGTGCCACAGCACAATTCCTGCAGGCACTAAGCTAGAACCAAACTTGTCTACACTGCTATGGCAATGCTGGTAGGaaagccagcagagagaggaaaatagtGTGTGATATTACTGTTAAAACACAAATTCTTCCCCTAGCTTTTCCACACTTCATACccctgtattttaaaagtccGTGTGTGTCTAGAATCTGAGTTCACATTTAATAATGCATGGACATGTGGAAAACAGCCAGTACCTTGGACTCAAGATGTGTATGGGACCTGCGTGGCTGTGCTGCAGTCTCCTGCTCCAGATGAGGATTCATGAGAGCACTATCAGGAAAGGAGCCACAAGAATGACGAGATAGTCAGtcgtggggaaaaaaaacactggcTGAGCAACACAGTaagcaaataaggaaaaagaaaaattaagcattttgATTCACTAGGAGGTACCTCAGCCTGGCTGATGAGAATCCACAGATAAATTAAGGCCTTCTCACCTAGCAATTTCTTCAAAGTAATGGTCTCTACTAAGAGTATATTCCTTAGGATTCAGAGCCTGGCCACCGAGAACTCAATGAGCCACCAGACAGATATAGTGGGAGAAGTAGCAGTGGTTTATATTTTCCAGTTTATGCAAAACtatacaatattaaaaaagaaaaaaaacaccaaacagcaACTCAAAAATTTACAGTATCAGCCCATCCTTTGATATCCATTCACTggcaaaattaaaagtaaacattttctaaggtaaaaatatcaaaaatgaaaaaagatggactgctggaaagcaaaaatgACAGCAATGTTTAAATACAGGTACTTGGATTCAGCCCTTGTTTCCTCTTAGTTACATAAAGTGCCTAAAAAGGAACTTCATGAATCACAGTAATGTAAGGTTTTTTTATACTTTGCCACGGTAAAGTAGATGAACATTAGATGACAATAACTAAACATGCATGCTTTATGCTAAAAGTGTaattgaaaacacattttcaaatgttCCCACATGTACTGTGACACAGTGTAGATATTACGTTTCAGACCAATGATTTAATTTTGCtgactaaaaaacaaaaatagttttttgACTTTGTAAGAAATACTTCTCTACAGAAAAATGGCTAGTTTTTCATCTGAAGTACTTAGCACTAAAGTTTGGACTGCTAAATTTCAGGAAATCTGTTCCAAACATAAAATGCCAAAACTGAGCTGGaagtcacagaagaaaatactatGACAGCTTGTAGTgttaagtttttaatttctggCCCCACACAGTGACAAATGTGGAAAAGgcaagaagagaagggaaaaatttAGACAAAATATGTTCAACATTCATGCTATGAAGGCAAACAGACCTGTCCTGTTTAGTGGAGAAATCCCTGCTTCTGTTTTAGAGGCATATGCTTtacttcttaatttttcagtgaaccaaaaccattaaaaatacCACACTTTCCAGACTTGtaaaaaatgtgtattattCAGTTAATCCTTTGCACTGACAAAACTATGTGTAAAGAGAATGACTGTGGTCCCCTACAGTAGTGCCCTGTGGCTTACAATTTTACTGTAACACTAATTGCAAGAAATAGTGATGTATCTTCATATTTATAACATTCAAGTTTGTTGTCTAGTCAGCTTACCAAAACTAGTTCTTAAATGATCTTTCAGTAATACAATATGAATATAATGATGAACTGAAATGAATGAAGTATACCAGAGTAGCATGCTTTGTCATCAATTTAATGTACATCAAATTAGAGTCAAATGATGGAAAACtataaaaattcttccttaaaGAATTAACAAAGTAGTTAAGTATAAAActtcatggatttttttggGAGGGATAGATTTACTAATAAAACATTCCTCACAGGCAGAATGACAACTCAGAAGCCACAATGATACAATATTAGACTGGCTATTCAATTTAACAGTGCTGAGAATGTTAAGTACTATTTTCAAACCTTCACAGTCTTACTGATGGCAGACACATGGATCagtaaacaattaaaaaagaaaaaaaaaagaaaaaaagaaaaagaaaaaaatctattttttactTCATCATGTGTGATTAGTTTGGTAGAAATAGTCCACCATGTATACTTTTTAATCATCCTTAAGGCAAGCATTATTTTTCTGGTCTTAAGTACAGAGTTTGAATTCatataaaaatagcaaaatctCGAAAGTATAACACCATAACAAAAATGCTAAAACAAACATATTATTACACTTAGACAAAATGACCTCTCTACCAGTAGTTCTGGTCATGTACTATGGTCTGACATTGATGTCTCTAACATCATATCACTTTCATTCATTTCAATCTCAAAAGTTTCTTCTAGTGGGCGACTGGTATCTGTACTTTTCCTTTGATGTGAGGTTTCTAATGTTACAATGCCACTTTCATCCAAAGTTTGTCTTTCTATGTCGAATTCTCTGAAATCCCAGGGAGGTGAAATTATGTTCTTTAATGTCTTCATTGTGTGTACATCAAAGTCATAACATCTTAATTTGTCTTTGATCTCTGTTCCTAGGAAAACAGTAAAACCATTACTTTATTCCAAGTGAACACTACCAAAAAAGGACCTCAAAGAAACTATCATCCAGAAACTACTATGACCCTCTGCCTTCAGAATGACAGGGAGCTGTTGCTGCTTAGTGACTGAAGTTTAGTAGagttgctctgaaaaaaatctagcaGTCTCTTTTTTGATAAAAGCACAATTCAAGACATAGAACTCAGACTCAAAAGTCTGTTTTTAGAAGCAATTGTGAATTCCCTTCCCAATTCTGTaagaggctttttttgttgatgttgtTAAGTTACACACAGCATGGTTTGCATTAATGTGTACAACACAGCTGCATGGTTCTTCCAGATGTGTGAACCACCTATATATGGTTATTTAGACAATATTAAGAAGAAACATCTGCTTCAAAATTTGGTGAAAAATCCACAGGAAAAGCAACAGACTGCACAGATGGCTCTTACTGGCTTCAGCCTCATTAACATGTTTGACAGGACGTAACCGTGTTCATTACAGATAAATCACCAAGTTCAATGAAGCAGAAATATGTCACTataaggtttttttgggggggcagaAAGCTTTCATGGAATTATTTCAGACTATGGCaacagaatgttttattttatgaagtggggttttttgtcatATACCAAGCTCTATTTTTGGAGGCAGAAGAATTTATGCTGTCTCCATGGAGCAGTTTTGACATGCTGAAAATGCATGTCAAATGCCCGTATCTCTCTACAGCAGCATGAACTGAAATCAAGTCCTATGACTCTCTAACTccatacttctttttttcccctctttcctttgGTTTAGGAGCTGCCACAGATCCGTATTTTCTACGAAACAAATTTCCACCACCTCCAATGGCAAAGTGTTTCTTTATACTGGTAAGAATTTACTGTGGTAATGCTTTAAAAACCCATTGATCATCTGCAGTTGCTAATAAGTTCAGTCTCATTTAgccattaaaaaacccaaaatacaacaaaaaaaccaaaccaaatcaaaccataCTCTGCTTTGTCAGTTAACTGGGAAATGGTAGAAAGTCTCTTGATATTCAAGACTCCTCTCAGTGAGTCATGTAGTGAAAGACTTACCAATGTAGGCTTCAGAATCACCAATATACATTTCTATGCAATGTCCAAGCATTGTGACAGAAAATGTGTCATCCCTCCTAAGACCAAGGGcctatttgaaaaacaaaacacaaaccagtaTGAAGTATTTAGCAGCAAGTAGCACCATTTGCATCTTAAGTCTGCAATGGTTCCAAGCTCATTGTTGTGTTGTTTAACAGTGCTATTAAAGCACAGTCTTCACTGTCAGGCAAAACACTGCATCACCAAGATAGCTTCATCTGAACTGGCTGAAGTAGTAAGCAAGCAgatcacaaaaacaaaacaagaaaacagtaCATATGCAGAGACTCATTCATAAATCATGAGGTATAATGACCGTAAAATATATTAGGAAGTTAATTTTGTATAGCTAAGCTACAATATATAACAAAATAGACTGAGGCACACCTTAAGTAACTACAACTAAATGTATGCAATACAAGCTTCTGGGTAAATAGAACAGCATCTGAATTCAAGCCAatttaaatgctgaaaattcAGCTGAGGAAAATTCATTGCTACCCCATGAAAACGTGATATCACTAAAACTGTCCTGCAATAATAACATACACATATCAAATAGTAAAGGTAAATGAGATAACAGAAAACAGCATGTCTTTAAAAACAGCATGCTGTAAAATTTCTACTTCAGGGCAAAGGCTAGtagtattttcattaatttcagcTTCACGAGAAGTTTACATAAGTAAAATGTAAATAGCAATTATAATATCCAATAATTTATAGTAGCAAAGGATATGAGTAGTAGGTTTCACAAAGTGGCAAATTTTTGCCTAATCAACAGAAAActtaaggttttaaaaaaatactaaggtTATAAAATAAGCACTAATTTGGATACTGGAGAAAATGCTGGTTCTCAgttccaaaaccaaaccagtatGAAACAGTAATTAACATTAACATAACAGTAATTAACATTAGCACCTACGACCACCACATTAATTTAAGCCAGTTACATACCGTATGAAAATAATCAATAGCACTTTCAAAATTCCCCATGAGACTGTGTATGTAGCCAATGGCAGAGTAAGTAGAGGCATTCTGAGGAATTAATACCAGTGCCTGCCGATGGTATTCCAGAGCTTCTTCGTATTTCCTGTTGggattaaaaacagaaaatctatTAGTAAGCTTCAGTGAAAGGTGTTCTTACAGTGTTACATCGATTCTTTCCGTAGTTCAGTGGCATGCAGTGCTGTAAGAGCTCAAACATTCTTGTTTCATATTCTGAATGTAAGAGAGTGCACAAAAGACTCATGAATATTGACAGTTTCCTTCATCAGTGTAATTGAGAAATCATTGTTCTCCTTATGCCAGGACAACAGCTGCCTACAGCTAGGCCCCACTGGAGATGATCTTTGCAATCTGATATGATAAATTGCTTTATATGTTTAATGCTGCTCATTGTAACATTAGCTTTAtttagctttcattttcttccccagGGGAGGGAAAGAGCAGTAGGAGTCTAAATCAGTCATTGTTCAAAGTGAGGAAAGTTCTCCTGGCTTTTACAAGCCTAAAGTGCTGCACACACTGGTACTTTTTGCTATTTCCATTTTGTCcctatcagaaaaaaagatttacatTTGCCtatgatttctttcaaattcTAGCCACCCcttctttgaaaattattcattAATTAGACTGCTTATTGCAgttattttataaaacaaaaaatcacagTACATTATGGCTTTAGTCAGAGAAATTAATCCTCACATTTGACACCCTTTCAccaagttattaaaaataaatatggcaATTATCTATTTACAGAAATTTTGATGTCTATAGTTATAGAGAAATAATGCAAACAACAACACATGAAGTCATTAGAGGGCATTAAGTAACAATTGAGGCAGAAAAGTTATGCAGATGTTTGTTTGCTGCAGGAAACTTCCCGTGatgcaaatttattttcaacCATAATATTTACCTATCCAATTAACTACCACTGTATTTAAATATCCTGCTTTCAAATTTCAACCACATATTGCTAATGAGTAGATGTACATACAgtagtttttttcaaaatagcAAGTATTATGAATGCTAGTAAATTAAGTCATACAAAACTTCTAAGATGTCAAAGCATATGTAAATATCCCTTAACTTCCAACTTAATTTTCATGGAAGATGATTTACAAGGATGTAGAAATACACTAGGTTGGCTTTCTGAACATAAATGTGTTGTAAGCAGTTaccaatttatttaaaaaaacaaacaaacaaacaatgaCATTGTATCTGAAAGAAGTACTTGAAAAAACCCTGCAATTATACTCATGAACAGattccagcagcactgcctctgTCTGATCTTGGCAGAAGGGGTAACTGCTATACATCTCTAtttcataatgaaaatgaagactAATTGGCAATTCAAGCACAAAGCAATTACTACCAAAGCCAAAGCAGAAGTAAAACTTGTATCTACCATAATCACATTCTCATTAGCAgctctgaaacaaaaattataGTATACACCAATTGTACAATTAAATcatgaccccccccccccaaaaaaaaaagatacagttCTAATTAAACATAGGAAAACACTGGTTAAAATCAGATGATGATAACTAATGAGAAAGTATTTCCTGATATTAAAAGTGTTAAAGCTGTGTTTGTGCTTGgcactttccttttctcttcctagAATGAAAATTCCAGTTCTCAAAAGccaaaagcagtatttttttgttctgttgatGAAAAATGACCATAAGCACCGATCCAAGCAATTAATCATCACAAAACTACTGTTATTTAAATCAGTGGATATATTCAAGTATATCAGGACTGGGACAGCAGCCAGTTATAATTCAGACCCATAAAAGGGTCTAAAAGTGTACAACCAAACTTCTAACAAGAATCAATAGTTAAGGAAAGGATTTCACATGAAGCATTTTAACTTGTATGTAGTAAACTGAAATTAAGTAGTGATTAGTGTATTTATATTCACAAGCTGATTTAAGGAATATTGTTCTTAGAATCATCTTCTACATTGCTCTCATGTGGTACATAATCTTGATATAAATGATAACCAGGTCTAGAGAAAACACATTTGTGCAGTGTTTGTGATAAATGTAGTTTTAGAACTCTCTCCTTACTTGAGTTTTCTGCAGACATGTCCCAAGTTGTTCAATAAAGGCTCCCACTTATCAACTGTTACCTGCAAAATAATGCAACAATTCAAACAACTACAGATTGTAACTAGATTTGTCTACTTTGGAACAAACAAATGCACCAGTCAATCCATtaatcactgagaaaaacaTGACAAACATTTTCAATTCTTTTCAGAACACATATTTATGCTCAAAACATTTATGCAATAGctgatttttctaattttccatTCTTCAAAACCAATTGAATTTCTTGACAGGGTTGGTAATAATAAACCTTTGTGATACAAACCAAATATAGTTTGTTTTCTACATAAAAATCACATCAGGTCTCTCAGCATAGGAACACTGCACCCCCAAATCATGTTCATAAAATAATCATTAATACTTAAgttctttttaatgtcttcttcATATTCTATCTGCTGTAAATAACTTAGCTCACTAGCAAGGCACACAGAAGGCAACCTGAGCCAACAAAATTCTGGAAACATGTTTTTCtggtattaaaaataatttggactCTAATACATTGTGAATTTATGATTTAAAACAATGTAAGCATACCTCTGTATCTCTGGTTATTTCAGGTATTTCCCACTCTAATTTTGAATTTCCATTCATGTGTTTATAGATCCAGTGATACAGAGAGGAATTTGGCCATGAGCATGAACTGAAGTCTGGCTACGAAATCTGTGACATTTACATGGACAGTACAACTTCAACTGCTTACAGCTAAACAACCCTACTTACATATTGGTGAGCATACCAATCAGTAGCTGTGCAGTTTGTTTTAGTAAATATGTGTCTTGCCCACATGAAGGTTACAGTTTTTTCAGTGCATTCTACTTTACAGAAAGTTTACTTTGTTCTAGAAGCAATTACATTATATTGATAGGAGGCACCATGTTAACAATTATAGCACGGTCAGGTGGCACCCTCATTAATTAAgtttaagctaaaaaaaataatgaaaactcaTCTTGAAATTCACAAGAAGCCTGTCACAAGGTGGTAACACTTTCATTAAGGCATCCTAAGTTACTCTAGTACAATGTGTTTCTTTAGACAAGATGAtgacaaataaaacaaagagtACTACCAGGAGGTAGAAACTCATTTGTGTGCTGTCTTTTAACTAACAACAGCATGAGAACTATAAGCACATCTCCTGACAtactttttgtttggtggttaCTTTTAAGAAGTTAGCTAAGCATCCCTGGGCCCATTCCCACACACTGGCTCTATCTGGTAGAAAGAAACCAAATCCACACCTATGGGATTGTGTCCAAATGAAAGTGGAAGCCATACAAGAAATGGCTGACAATTAAGGTGGCAGAAACCATCTTCACACATGGTATCCAGCTCCACATTTAGGGCAAGAGCCACTGGTCTACTAAGACCCAAGGCTGAGAATGAGATCTGGATTCCATTGTCCCatcaatgtttattttcttttaatttcatacAGAATCACACTTTTGGCCTTTTCCTGTACCTCTGGGAGATGATACCAATACAACCCAATACACACAACAAGTTTTAATATCAAATTTATAGTGTATTGTTTCTACCTTAAGCACAgcatattttctgaaaagatatTACAGAATTTTCTGGAGTTTGATCACACATGTTATTAGGAAAAATACCTCATTTCCAATAGCTTTGATTTTTTCCAGTGCATCAAGAAACcacttttctgcagttttccagcTAGAGAttgagggggtggggggaaaggaATATTAAATTAGTGAAGCTTCCATTAGCAGTATGAGAAAACTGAATTACAAGTAACAGTTCTTTGACATTATTTCATTATATGAGTGAAATTAGATGTAAAACCCACTAATTTACAATAGATATATTTTTCACACATTCCTAAAAGCTAACAAGACAAAgttaaaaaatcagaagcaaacCAAGGATATTAACAAAACAGCTCTTGCATCTGTtagtttttttcagattatatCTGGAACCTCCTGAGCTGACAAGATCATTTGCTGTACAAAGCTTTATAGCACATGTACACTTGTGTGTGCAGACAGATGCCTTCCTGAAGCACAGAGCCACCCAATAACAGGCACATACTGTAATACTCAATCTCTGCATGTTTctaaagcatttaaatattttccccatTCAGTCTGAACAAAGAACAATGCAGAAAGCAAGAATTAAGGGCAAACACCATCTAAGCTAGAACCAAAAGAAACTGTATTCTAAATCACAATATAAATGCTTTCCTAAGTCTATCTGAAAATTATACTTCAGAACAATCCACGTCTAAGATTGTATTTAATATCATTTTTCAAGCTTACTCTCCATTTTGAAATGCAACCACTCCAACTTCATGCATAACAAAAGGATCTTCTGGTGCAATGCTTAAAGCTTGGCTGAAAAACCTTTCAGCTAACTTTGAGTTGTTGGTCAAACCATATTCCAGTCCAATATAGAGCATCGGCAAGTGAcacctattaaaaaataaaagtatgaTGCACTTAGCTTCACAAACTACAAAGAAATGCCAAATGTGTTTGGATACGTTTTTGTACACCCGAGTAAAAATTTGATTTACATGGACTATTAAACTAAGGGgctgtttaaaatactttatatcTTTATATACAGTTATTGACAAGAATTTGCACTCCAATACAGAATTGAATCTTGCTTGGCAGTAACACTTATTTTGTTAATGCTTTAGTTATgaaggtcttttttttccctttatcttCTGCTTACAAATGAAATATGGAAGAAGTATCAGTAAAGGGATTACTTTTACCAATAACTACAACTCAATACAACAGTTTTATATCAACTACTCATTTTACAAACTTCTCCAGATAATGAAACAGCTGTTCAATATATTACTATACAGCAGTTTATGAACTGGTATGACAAATATTATTCCAAAGTTTCAGAGAACTCTCAGGTAGAACACAGTTTATCTAAATAGAAATCTTAATTtcagaactaaaaaaaacctgaacgAAATAAGAAAGTCACAACAACAATTTGAGTACAAATTATCCAGTTAAATGCAGATGACAAaatatctgggtttttttctccttttgtctcTACCAGGTAATTGTTCCAAATGTATTCCTATTGTTTAAAGGGATGTAGGTCAATTTTATATGCtacttatagaatcatagaatcatagaattggctgggttggaagggacctcagagatcatcaagtccaacccttgatccactaccactgcagttaccagaccatggcactgagtgccacatccagtctctttttaaatatctccagggatggagaatccactacttccctgggaagcccattccaatgcctgatcaccctctccataaagaaattctttctaatatccaacctaaacctcccccggcacaacttaagaccgtgccctcttgtcttgttgaaagtcgttatagaataatttccatttaattttaattttagtttttttgaaTATGACATTTGTTGACATACCCTTTCATGAGCTGTGCAGCTGTGAAGTATGCAGCCATTGCCTGGTCATGCTCACTCTCAACTGCAAACGAATGTCCATATGCTATCCATGCAGGTCCATACGTTCTCTCAAGTGTAGTAGCTTTGCTAAAAACAAGAGCACGTCACAAGCAAACACACCTGGAATTACAATTTCATCTGCTTCAGACAATTACTTAATGTGGCATAGCATTGCTATGTATCTATTAAGATAATGTTCTGAAAGGACCAGTGTGGTTAAACACTGTTAAACAAAGTTCCAAAGTTCAACGAAGTATCACACATTTTCAAGAATTCACTATTATTTCTACTGCTGTTCATGGACAGCAGGAATTATTTGATATtactaaatataaataattatatatttattacatattttataaGGAGAAGGACTCAGGGATGTTGGGtaaccagaagcttaacatgagctgtcaatgtgtgcctgcagctcagaaagccaactgtgtcctgggctgcactgaaagaagcacagacatATAAGtctttagattatttttaaagcactgagaAAGTTGAGGTGTAAGTTGCTCCACTAAAAAAAGGGTGCCAACAAAAGGCATATATAGTAGCAACCAGTTTATGAAGGTGTCTGTTTGCTTTATGAGCTTACAAGCAATCATgaacattaaatatttacttagCCAGTGAGCAACAGATTCACtaagaaaaactgtaaaaaaaaaaaaaattacctgagATATCTTCTGGCATGCTCATTTTTGTGGCCAACCATGAGATAGTAGCATCCTACTGCAAACCATGACACCtacacattaaaataaaaatagcatatTAGATATACCATGCTGCTTTTAGTGAAACATCACTATAGGTAACACAAATCAGAGGAATGGGTTATAATTAGAGATATTAGGaacattttcactgaaatcagagttagcttttaaaattatttgatacCACAGAAAAGCAGTAACTGCCAACATGCATGTCTCTAACTGAGTTTGTTCAGCCTCATGGAGAGCTAAGTGGAAAGCTTATTGCTGTCTTCAGTTCTTTAATGGTAGGGAACAcaggagacacagagagacTTCTTCAGCAGTGTGGTGATGGAATGGcaagaaatggggaaaagtTGCAACACGGGAAGTTCCCactcagcaaaggaaaacagttttcatcATG contains the following coding sequences:
- the CDC16 gene encoding cell division cycle protein 16 homolog — translated: MNLERLRKRVRQYIDQQQYQSALFWADKVASLSHEEPQDIYWLAQCLYLTAQYHRAAHALRSRKLDKLYEACRYLAARCHYAAKEHQQALDILDMEEPINKRLFEKYLKDESGLKDSATDWEMSQSSIKSSICLLRGKIYDALDNRTLATYSYKEALKLDVYCFEAFDLLTSHHMLTAQEEKELLESLPLSRQCTEEEQELLHFLFENKLKKYNKPSETLIPESVDGLQENLDVVVSLAERHYYNCDFKMCYKLTSVVMEKDPFHANCLPVHIGTLVELNKANELFYLSHKLVDLYPNNPVSWFAVGCYYLMVGHKNEHARRYLSKATTLERTYGPAWIAYGHSFAVESEHDQAMAAYFTAAQLMKGCHLPMLYIGLEYGLTNNSKLAERFFSQALSIAPEDPFVMHEVGVVAFQNGDWKTAEKWFLDALEKIKAIGNEVTVDKWEPLLNNLGHVCRKLKKYEEALEYHRQALVLIPQNASTYSAIGYIHSLMGNFESAIDYFHTALGLRRDDTFSVTMLGHCIEMYIGDSEAYIGTEIKDKLRCYDFDVHTMKTLKNIISPPWDFREFDIERQTLDESGIVTLETSHQRKSTDTSRPLEETFEIEMNESDMMLETSMSDHST